A region of the Rhodospirillaceae bacterium genome:
ACAAGGCTTCACCTTGCCGGGGTCAACCATCGTCTGTGGTGATTCCCATACCGCGACCCACGGCGCGTTCGGCGCGCTGGCGTTCGGCATTGGGACGTCTGAGTGCGAACACGTTCTGGCGACACAAACCTTGTTGCAGACCCCTGCCAAAAACATGCGGGTCACGGTCGACGGAGAATTACCTGTTGGTGTCACGGCGAAGGATTTGATCCTGGCAATCATCGGCACCATTGGGACTGCCGGTGGTACCGGGCACGTCATCGAATATGCGGGCGAAGCAGTTCGTAATTTGTCGATGGAAGGCCGTATGACCATGTGCAACATGACCATTGAGGGGGGCGCACGCGCGGGTCTGGTTGCGCCTGATGACAAGACATTCGAATACCTCAAAGGCCGCCCAATGTCGCCCAAGGGTGCAGAGTGGGAAGCTGCTGTGACCTATTGGAAGACTTTGGTATCTGACGAGGGTGCAAGCTACGACAAGGAAGTAACCTTGAATGCCGCTGATATCATTCCTTACGTCACCTGGGGTACCAGCCCGGAAGACGCGCTGCCGATCACGGGCGCTGTTCCCAACCCGGCAGATGAAGGCGACGATTTAAAGCGTGAGTCCATCGAACGGTCTTTGGAATACATGGGCTTGGATGCGGGCACACCGCTGAATGAAATCGCCGTGGATACGGTCTTTATCGGCTCCTGCACAAATGGTCGCATCGAAGATTTCCGCGCCGCAGCGGCGGTTGCCAAAGGAAAGAAAGTCGCCGATGGCGTCCGCGCCTTGGCAGTTCCGGGCTCCGGCTTGGTCAAGGAACAGGCAGAGGAAGAAGGCATTGATAAAATTCTTCTCGAAGCTGGTTTTGAATGGCGTGAGCCCGGATGCTCCATGTGCCTCGCCATGAATGAAGATAAATTGGAGCCGGAAGAAAGATGCGCATCCACTTCCAACCGTAACTTTAAAGGCCGCCAAGGTCGAGGCGGACGCACACATTTGGTCAGCCCCGCCATGGCTGCCGCAGCCGCCGTGACAGGTCATCTGACCGATGTCCGGGACTTAAGCTAGGAAAGGAGAGAAGCAATGGAAAAGTTTACCCAATTGACCGGAGTCGCAGCTCCTCTGAACATGATCAACGTCGACACCGACATGATCATCCCCAAGCAGTTCCTGAAAACCATCAAACGCACCGGTCTCGGCAAAAGTTTGTTTTTTGAGATGCGGTTTAACGATGATGGTTCAGAGATCGAAGATTTCGTACTGAATAAACCGGCCTACCGTGACGCAAAGATTATTGTCGCTGGTGATAATTTTGGCTGTGGGTCCAGTCGCGAGCATGCTCCTTGGGCCTTGTTGGATTTCGGCATCACCTGTGTGATCGCACCCGACTTCGCCGATATCTTTTACAACAACTCATTTAAGAACGGCGTCTTGCCGATCAAGTTGCCGCAGGAAGACGTGGACAAGTTGATGGAAGATGCCGAGCGTGGTGCCAATGCCACCATCACAGTGGATTTGGAAGCACAGACTATTACCGGTCCTGATGGCGGAACCATTTCGTTTGAGCTCGATCCGTTCAAAAAGAAATGCCTGTTGGAAGGCTTGGACGATATCGGCCTGACGATGAAAAAAGACGATGCCATCTCCAAATTCGAAGACGGCAAGAAGGCGTCAGAGCCCTGGTTAGCTGGCTAAACTTTTACAAACAAGAAAATTAA
Encoded here:
- the leuC gene encoding 3-isopropylmalate dehydratase large subunit; its protein translation is MTSPRTMFDKIWASHLVDVQDDGTCLLYIDRHLVHEVTSPQAFEGLTLAGRKVRRTDLTLAVADHNVPTTDRSGGITEEESRIQVEELVKNCKKFGVQLFDMNDIRQGIVHIIGPEQGFTLPGSTIVCGDSHTATHGAFGALAFGIGTSECEHVLATQTLLQTPAKNMRVTVDGELPVGVTAKDLILAIIGTIGTAGGTGHVIEYAGEAVRNLSMEGRMTMCNMTIEGGARAGLVAPDDKTFEYLKGRPMSPKGAEWEAAVTYWKTLVSDEGASYDKEVTLNAADIIPYVTWGTSPEDALPITGAVPNPADEGDDLKRESIERSLEYMGLDAGTPLNEIAVDTVFIGSCTNGRIEDFRAAAAVAKGKKVADGVRALAVPGSGLVKEQAEEEGIDKILLEAGFEWREPGCSMCLAMNEDKLEPEERCASTSNRNFKGRQGRGGRTHLVSPAMAAAAAVTGHLTDVRDLS
- the leuD gene encoding 3-isopropylmalate dehydratase small subunit; translation: MEKFTQLTGVAAPLNMINVDTDMIIPKQFLKTIKRTGLGKSLFFEMRFNDDGSEIEDFVLNKPAYRDAKIIVAGDNFGCGSSREHAPWALLDFGITCVIAPDFADIFYNNSFKNGVLPIKLPQEDVDKLMEDAERGANATITVDLEAQTITGPDGGTISFELDPFKKKCLLEGLDDIGLTMKKDDAISKFEDGKKASEPWLAG